The Panicum virgatum strain AP13 chromosome 6K, P.virgatum_v5, whole genome shotgun sequence nucleotide sequence ATCTTTGTGCAGTTGATAGTTGTGGTCGCCTGTGATTTGCTTGACCTGTCATCAacactttgaaaaaaaaatcactccTGTGTCTTTAGTCACCTGTGCAACATGATCTATTGACTATTGTAGTATTCACTCGTCCTGCTGGTATCACTAAGATTGCCAGATCGGCGTGATTGAATTTGGAGTGTATTCGGTGGCATGTAATCAATGGATGTTCATTCGGTGCAAACTTATGGTACTTATTCTGTCGAATAGCTCTGCTGTTGAGTGGATGAGTAGAATTTAATCCTGGCCGGATTGATTCCATTTGTGTTGTTCGGTTTGAGTGTGAGCTGGATTTAATCCTGGCCGGATTGAGTGTCGGTGGAATCACGCAAATCGGGTCTGGAATTAAACCGGGCCTGGAATCAAAACAGGCCTGCCGAACAAGGCCTTAGGCTCCTGTCTGCGGTGATGTCCATAATTCCATCACCTCAACCCATAACTAGCCTCCCGCATCAAAGCCACGGCCCACTAGCCACGCCCGAATTTCTTCCTGGTCTCGAGCATCGAAGCCACGGCCCACCGGCCCAGTACTGACCTTCCACGCACAGCCCTTGTCCAGTCTCGCCAGTACACCACGTCATCATCACATTAACAATCACAGGTTCATTATCTCCTCGATCACGACTGTGTATTTTACTCTTGCAATGCTATCTCGCGAGGAGCACAAGATTGTCGTCTTCCCAGGGAGTTCACATGCTAGCTGCTCGGCACCTGAGCCTCCAATTATACAATAGCAGACAGATGCGAAGCTGCCCTGTCCGAAGGAGCGTCAAGATCTTGGGTCATCGATCTTCCGACGCACGCCTGGTCCGTCTTCAGATACCACTACCGCCCCGGCGCGTCGATTTGGCGCGCACAAACCCGATAACCACCTCGCCGGAATTTGCCACCGCACCATCGCGCTCGACATGGATCCCGACGCCGAGGTCACGTTCGAGTTCGTGCCAGTGATCCGGCAGTACAGGAGCGGCCGCGTGGAGCGCCTGCTCCCCGTGAACCCGGTCCCGCCCTCCGTggacgccgccaccggcgtCGCCTCCCGGGACGTCACCATCGACGCGGCCACGGGCCTGCGGGCGCGCCTCTACCTCCCGGACCCCTCCGCGcgccccggcgacggcgacggcgggcggctCCCCGTCGTGCTCTACTTCCACGGCGGTGGGCTCGTGGCCGGGTCCGCGGCCGACGCCCCCGAGCACGCCTTCGTGaaccgcctcgccgcgcgggcCGGCGCGCTCGCCGTGTCCGTCGAGTACCGCCTCGCGCCCGAGCACCCCGTCCCGGCGTGCTACGACGACGCCTGGGCCGCGCTCCtgtgggcgacggcggccgggggcgccgccgccgccgacccgtgGGTCCGCGACCGCGGCGACGCGGCGCGCGTGTTCGCGGTCGGGTTCAGCGCCGGCGGGAACGTCGCGCacagcctcgccgcccgcgccggctcGGAGCCGGGCCTCCTCCCGCGCGGCGCCCGGGTGGAGGGCGCCGCGCTGCTGCACCcgttcttcttgtcgtcgtcgccgggcgagaaggcggcggagggcgaggagaaGTACGCGTGGGTGCGCGGCAAGCTGGCGGAGATGTGGGCGTTCGCGTGCGGCGGGCGGACGGCGGGGTCCGACGACCCGCGCGTGAACCCGCTCGCCGATGGCGCGCCGAGCCTGCGGCGGCTCGGGTGCGGGCGGGTCCTCGTGTGCCTCGCGGAGGACGCGCTGGCGGCCGAGGGCAGGGCGTACTACGACGCGCTGCTGGCGAGCGGGTGGGCGGCGGGCGACGCCGAGCTGCTGGACTCGAGGCCGGCGGACCACGAGTTCCACCTCCGCGAGCCCGAGAGCGCCGAGGCCGTGCTCCTCATGGACCGCCTGGTCGCGCTCATCGCCGGCGACCGGTAGAACCGCGCGCGTGCCCGAGTGCCGGTGCTGGCGCAGCGCCGTAAGGCTATCCGCACTATCTTACTCCAAATTCAATCTGTAAACAAAATATTATATCTTGGTCATTGAGATTCTCTACTCTATATTCAATTTCTCCGCACCCATTCATTCTCTATATCactctctataccaactaccagctGCGGGGCCCACATATCAGAgtattttttatctttttacccccaccctcctctccccctcccctctccctctctctctcgccgccAGCATGGACACGCGAgcgagcggagcggcggcgagcgcgcgtcgcggccgccgcggccgcggctccCTCCGCCCGTCCCCTCTCTCCCCTGCTTGCCTCTCCCTACACCCGTCCCCTCCGGCATTCCTCCCGGCGGtcggcgccgagctcgccgaggcagggggcgcgcgcgggctgTGTGGCGACGGCGCGCCGAACGGCCGGTGGGGGGGGAGTCGTGGCCGGCAAGCCGCGCCCCCACGGACCTCGGGGCGGCGCCGTCCTCCGCCCATCCCCCCCTTCTCCCCTCTCTCCCCGGCGAGatggcggcgagggcgcggggcggccAGCGTGCGGCGTGGCCCCGTCCCCTGGCGGCGGCCTCCGCACCTCCGCTGCACAGGGGCGACGGCTGCGGCGCACAGGGGCTGCGGCCCGCAccaccccctcccctgctccatcAGCGCGCGGCCGAGCTTCGCCttggggccatggcggcgggcgtTCGCCCTCCCtgctcggcggcgcgcgcccaTGCCCGCACGGCTCGCCATGGACGCCGGCGGTCGAGttcggcgcggcgtcggcgcgaACTCGGCGCGGCCCGAGCTCCCGTGCTGCGCGGTGCGGGCGGCGAGAGGGCGCGGCCAAGCCGCCGTCGCAGCGGGCAACCGGAGCGGCGAGCAGGCGCGGGGGAGCTCCGCGGCGAGGCGGCCTCGGCCGTCCTTCGGACCTTCCTCCCCTGCGCGGACCGGCATAGGGCAGCTCAAGGCCTGGAGCGTCGCCGGCAAGCGCGTGCGGAGCGCGGCCATGGGATGGGACGGCCGGCGTGAGccacggctccgcggcggggtggccgCGGGCGGTGCAGCGATCGGCCGCCATGGCGAGGCGGATCCCCTTCCCCCTCCACGCgtgtgcggcggcagcggcgcagtgCTTCTCCTCCTCCGGTTCCGAGTTGCGGCGCAGTGGTTGCAGATGGCGCGCGCCGCAGCGAGCGGAGGCGAGGtggggccggcgcgggcggtAGCGAACGAACGCTATCGCTCCATATTTGGAGCGAGAACCGCCGCTTTGTATGGTAGCGCGATGTTTACAGAGTGCCGCTGCGGCTGTTTTCGCGCTAAATGGAAACGCAAAATCGGGTAGCGCGCGGCTTACAAAGCCCGCTGCGGATAGCCTAAGGCTATCCGCAGTGGGATACTTTACCCATGCGCTATAGCTGCCAGCAGTGCGTTTTTACCGCAGAAAACGCCGCAGCGGTATACGCCAAACCCTACGCTATAGTAGAGAGCGGGCTTCCGTTCGCCAAATGCAACGAAGTAGAGAGCGTCCGCAAAACCGCGCGCGGCCCCACCATGCCTCTGCCCGCCGTGTTCGTGCTGTCTCGCCGCCCGcgcaggagggagagagagtaagAGGGGGAGCCGAGCTCGGAGCCTCTGTTGCAGTGTGGCCTCCACCACGCCGCCAGTGCACGGGCCTCCGCAGCCGTGTGGGCTCCGCCGAGCAGCCGTGTGAAGGAGCCGTGGgggcgggccgggcggcagagGAGCAGGGGAAGGAGCCATTGACTGCCAAGATCCGCGAGGAGAGCGGAGCCCGCGCGCGCTGTGGCCGCTCGGTCCGCCCTCCGCCGCAGCTCGCGGTGTACGGCGAGGGAGCGCGGCGctcgcccatggccgccgcgagcGCTCGCCTATGGCCGGCCGACGAGGGAGTaggggccgcggccgccgcatgCACCCAGCCCGGCTCGccacgacggccgccgcggccggccgagGTGGGAGCAGGGGTCGCAGCCGCCGCGCGTGCCCAGCCCGGCACGCCGTGCGCACGCAGGCCcgccctccacgccgccgcggcccgccgaGCCAGCGCCGTGCCGCGCGTCCGCCTGTGGGTACGGGAGAGGGCGCGGGGCCACCGCGGCGCGGGCGTGCCGCCCTGCCTCGCCTTCACCATGGCCACCGAGGGAGCAGAGGGGGATTCTCCATCTCCGGCTCTGGTCGCCCTGCTCCACggcgtcgcctccgccgccccgctACCCGCCGCCGGTGCCATGGCCATGGGCCTGAgctcggagcgccgccaccgccatgggCCCGGCGGGGAGATTGGGAAAGAGAGAGACGGGGAGTGGGGGAGGgaaggggaaagaaaaaaaaataaaacaatccTGACAAGTGGGTTCCGTGGCTGGTAGTTGATATAAAGTAGAGATATAGAGAATGAACGAGTGCAGCGAAATTTGAtatagagaagagaatctcgatgaccagaCAAAAATATTCTGTTTAGAGTAGAATTTGGAGTACGACGAGCGCGGATAGTCGTATGCAGTGTCCTGCACTGGCATCATCGATAGAGCATTTCTTCTCATGGAAACGATATGATCCTCCCTTGTTTGCTGATGTAGCTGAGAATAATGAAAACTTCGGTTGCCGCCTGAATGGCTGAATCCTCGGTTACCAGAAGAGAAATGGAGGGGAAGAAAAAGTTTTTGATGGAATTTTTCAACGTGATGTTATCATGTGAACCGGAGGCTGTCAGCTGGTTCGTGTCGTGCACGTAGTCAGTTGTGGCCTCCAGTTTGACGAGACAAAGGTGTTGACTGCTTCTTGTTGCCTGCTCAATCATCGACCCCCATTTGATGCTTTAGCTTGAAGAAAACGttgaaaagaggaagaaaaaaaaacataccaATGCAGAAGATAGATCAGCTTGTGAGAGGCATGGCAACTTGTGAGATTTTTTAGTACTGCCCTCTCCTCTACAAATTTCTCGATCCCTTCCTGTGCAGCCACCTAATTCCGAGACGGTGCAGGGTCCTCCCCTCGAACAGCAGGTCCACCCAACCACCGCTGCCTGCTGCATTCAGCCCAGatctcgcccccgccgcgcgaTGGCCGCCTTCCCCGTcgcgcctccgccggccgcggcggacgaCGAGATCGTCTACGAGTCCATGCCCTGCATCCGCATCTACAAGAACCGCGTGGAGCGCTACTTCGGCTCCGAGTTCGTCGCCGCCTCCAccgacgccgccaccggcgtCGCGTCCGGGGACGTGGTCATCTCCCCCAACGTCTCCGCGCGCCTCTACCTCCCGCGCCTCGGCGACGGGGCCGCCAAGCTCCCCGTCCTCGTCTACTaccacggcggcggcttctGCCTCGGCTCCGCCTTCAACCCCACCTTCCACGCCTACTTCAACAGCTTCGCGGCGCTCGCCAGCGTCCTCGTCGTCTCCGTCGAGTACCGCCTCGCCCCCGAGCACCCCGTCCCCGCCGCCTACGCCGACTCCTGGGAGGCCCTCGCCTGGGTCGTCtcccacctcgccggcggcggcggggacccgTGGGTCGCGGGCCACGCCGACTTCGGCCGCCTCTACCTCGGCGGCGAGAGCGCGGGCTCCAACATCGCGCACCACATGGCGATGCGCGTCGCCGCGGAGGGGCTGCCCCACGGCGCCCAGATCCGGGGCCTCGTCATGATCCACCCCTACTTCCTGGGCACCGACAAGGTGCCCTCCGACGACCTCGACCCCGTGGCGCGCGAGAGCCTGGGCTCCCTGTGGCGCGTCATGTGCCCGGCCACCACCGGCGAGGACGACCCGCTCATCAACCCCTTCGTCgacggcgcgccgccgctggcgtccCTGGCTTGCGGCCGCGTGCTCGTGTGCGTCGGCGAGAGCGACGTGCTCcgcgaccgcggcggcgcctaCTACGACCGGCTCAGGGCCAGCGGCTGGCAAGGCGAGGCGGCGATCTGGCAGGCGCCCAACAAGGgccacacgttccacctcctgGAGCCGAGCTGCGCCGAGGCCGTCGCGCAGGACAAGGTCATCAGCGACTTCCTCAACAGCTGACTCGCCTCATCGTCTcaccgccggcggtggcgtATACGCGGCAATCGGATTGAATAATAACTGCAGCTTCATCGCCGATGAATGCTGCTGGGCTACACTACTTATTGCTAGTCTATTTCAGATTCAGAAATTGTGTCTCTGTTCTTTCAAGGGGGATCGCCATTGTTGGTGTTGTATTGCTTTGGAAATTAGGGGGACGGTGATACAGTCATAGTGTCATACAGATGAATTATACTTGTTGGACGCACAGAAATTGTTGAACATCGATTCGATCTTCAATTGTACTTGAAAAAAATACGTCTTTGTTGATTGATTGTAGCAGCCGCAATTGCTTCTGGAATCGCTTCTCAGTTTGGGTAGAAATGCTGGCTTGGGTTCGATTGTTAAGAAACTCTCACAATACCCCAACaatacaaacaaaagaaaagaattgACAAGTTCACCTGTTCATACATTTGTCAACTAGGCCGGTTCACATGGTAAGATGCCTTCGCATCAACTTCAGTGCGCCCTATGTTAGCCTATGTTGTCAACTAGGCCTCATCTTCTGCTTCCCATGTTGCACCATGTTAGCCTATGTTGAAAGGATACACACTACTAATGAAGGCCGAAAGTCAATGGCTTTGCACACCATTTTATGTCCATCTTTTTTAGTTTCAGAGATGCTATAGAAGCTTCAAGATAACAAAAAAGAACTGTCTTCAGCTGttgcatttttcttttctttttttaaattttgaactgCTTTCtcattctttctttctttctttcttttgagaAAAGCTTTCTCATTCTTTCTAGGAGACTTTTTGTGGGAGCATTCGTATTTGATAGTTGGGCTTCAATTTTATCAGGAGAGCCATCTAGCAGGGTCTCGGGTTCGGCCCAGCCGCCCACTATCTTGCAAGCATGACAAGGCCCTAACTCTTGTGATGGAGGCATGGAGCAACAACTTTCTCCAACAGCTGCTTAGGCAAGGCCTTCCTCAACGAACATTCCCACAGATGCGCAGCTTATTCCACTTTTTGTGCAGACCTTGATCAGCAGTTCTTTTCCTTCAATCAAAAGTGCATTCTGTGACAGGATTTCTGAACCAGGGTTTTTACGGGTCTGCAGACGTGGTAAATtggtaatgagaaaaatcatgtaAAACTACAGCTATCCAAACCCAATTTCATCTTTGACGAAGTAATCATGTTTGGGAGAATATATGCAAAGGCATAATGAAAGCATGAGACGACACAACGAGTGGTGCTCACTGGTTTGATTATCTGAAACCTCAGTAACAAAAGGATGGATACTCCTCCAGTTTCAGCTAAAAGGCTGAGTCTTTTCAGACTCCGTAAGCAATGAGGCAATTGTTTTCTGCTACTGTATATATTCAGGGACGAAGTATTAAAGGAGTTGCATTTAAAATTTACATATGCTGCAGTTGCTCTACTGGGCCATAACTTCATCTCCCACTTTTTGAAGATTCTAAACCAAGTTGAATTTCATAATGCACCCAGTTTGACAACATTTCTGGGAAGGGACAATTTAGAGACACTAAAGTTGATTCCAATGCTACAATATTCAGGGTATCTGTATGATTTCCCCACGAAATAGGGTATCTGTACTGTACCATAGAGTCCCATTTTAGGAGTTGAGATATACTCCAGATCTGTCAACCTCTAATTAATCAGCAGTTGATTTCTATTCAAGTTCAATTTCTTAAGATATAAAGGACTGTCCCTGTTTACAAACAGTAGTTGGCCCCAACACTATGTTTCAGAAAGATATAGAAAAAGATCCAATTCCACCTATGACATTGCTTAGTGAGGCAAACCATGAACATATATGCCTTTTCTACGATGAGGAAGAGAATCAATCTGCAAACAACTTTGCAGAAAATGAAAACATTAaatactttgcagcatctcaaAACTCCGTAACCCTTGCAGCAAATGACCTCCCCTCTCAACAGATAGTAGGTCTACTTTAAATGTTATTTTCCATAAACATATACTTCGCAACTGAAAAACTAAAAAATTTGCAGCAATGCCCTCTCCTCATTTATCCAGATAAAACACATACTCTAATTTGGGTTATAGTAAAACACTATGTCTTATGGCTCTGAACCTACTCTAATGCACGCTGTTGTCGTGTGCCTCTAAACAAATAACGTGTTGCGTGCAGGATGCCGAGATTGCCGACTTTTTTTCATAttatattaattattaattatatAAATGCTTCATTATCTGAAAAAACAACAACCGTGAGTAGTCTCATTTTAAAATCTGCATATGCGGCGGTTGGTCTACTGACCTCTCATCTTCATCAACCACTTTTTGAAGATTCTAAACTAAAACTAATTTCGTAAGACTACATTAAAAGTGTACTCCAATTTGGATATGATTCTTAAAAGGATTAACTTATACAAATTAAAGTTGGTTCCAATGCTCTATATATATTCAGGTCCTATATGACACAGCCTCATTTAAAAATTTACTTATACTACAAATCACTCTATTGACCTCTCATTAATTAATCCATAACCGCTTTTAAACTAATTTTAATTTCATAAGcctacacaaaaaaaaactgtcCCAATTTGGACTAACTAAATAAAGTTGATTCCAGTTCAACGTGTGAGAGTCCGTAGTGAGACCAAACATGAACATAGATGCTATGATTTTCTTGTGATAAGAAAGGCCCTCTGTTACCAAACAAATTTCTAGATTCAGAACtctaaaacaaaaaataattgcagaaaACGACCACTCATCACAGGTAGTAATAAAATTGAACTCCAATTCAAGGGGATCTGTATGAAAGCCTCATTTTAAAATTTGAACATATTCTAGGGTTGATCCACTGATTTCAAACTAAGATGAATATTATAAGACTACATAAAGAGCGTCCCAAATTAGACAAGCTAATGTTGACTCCAATTCTCTGTTTcagtttttttctaaaaaaaaggacACTAATGCTACGCTCAACATTCCTTCGTGAAGCCAGCCGAACATCTGTGCTAGACTTATCTTGAGATGAAAAAAATGGCATATCACAATCTACCACCTAACAAATTTGCAGCAAATGACTTCTCCTCACCGCAGATCATAGGTGTACTTGCTGCTTTAGAAAATACCACAGTCCTTTCCGTAAAC carries:
- the LOC120712639 gene encoding 2-hydroxyisoflavanone dehydratase-like; translation: MAAFPVAPPPAAADDEIVYESMPCIRIYKNRVERYFGSEFVAASTDAATGVASGDVVISPNVSARLYLPRLGDGAAKLPVLVYYHGGGFCLGSAFNPTFHAYFNSFAALASVLVVSVEYRLAPEHPVPAAYADSWEALAWVVSHLAGGGGDPWVAGHADFGRLYLGGESAGSNIAHHMAMRVAAEGLPHGAQIRGLVMIHPYFLGTDKVPSDDLDPVARESLGSLWRVMCPATTGEDDPLINPFVDGAPPLASLACGRVLVCVGESDVLRDRGGAYYDRLRASGWQGEAAIWQAPNKGHTFHLLEPSCAEAVAQDKVISDFLNS
- the LOC120712634 gene encoding probable carboxylesterase 12, with the protein product MDPDAEVTFEFVPVIRQYRSGRVERLLPVNPVPPSVDAATGVASRDVTIDAATGLRARLYLPDPSARPGDGDGGRLPVVLYFHGGGLVAGSAADAPEHAFVNRLAARAGALAVSVEYRLAPEHPVPACYDDAWAALLWATAAGGAAAADPWVRDRGDAARVFAVGFSAGGNVAHSLAARAGSEPGLLPRGARVEGAALLHPFFLSSSPGEKAAEGEEKYAWVRGKLAEMWAFACGGRTAGSDDPRVNPLADGAPSLRRLGCGRVLVCLAEDALAAEGRAYYDALLASGWAAGDAELLDSRPADHEFHLREPESAEAVLLMDRLVALIAGDR